The Micromonospora sp. NBC_00421 genome contains a region encoding:
- a CDS encoding Gfo/Idh/MocA family protein: MTPVRIGIMGCASIARRRVLPAMAASPGIEIAAIASRDLDTAAETARPYGCRAVRGYQALLDLDEVEAVYIPLPNALHAPWIENALHAGRHVLAEKPMTTTAARTGELLATARSRGLVLVENMMFLHHSQHAAVRRQVADGAIGSLRSFHASFGVPRRPADDVRHRVELGGGALLDTAVYPVRAAMSFLGGDKLDVLSAVLTSRHGAHVDSCGQALLCTDDGVGAQLTFGLDHSYRSEYQLWGSEGRIVVEHAYSPPADHVPVVRLERHAGVQELRLTPDDQVANAVNAFATAVRSGHLRDDDNALRQAVLVDDIRIRARDCVDRTAARVATGRREGSS; encoded by the coding sequence GTGACGCCCGTACGGATCGGGATCATGGGGTGCGCGAGCATCGCCCGTCGCCGGGTGCTGCCTGCCATGGCCGCTTCTCCCGGCATCGAGATCGCGGCGATCGCCAGCCGGGACCTGGACACGGCAGCGGAGACGGCCCGGCCCTACGGCTGCCGGGCGGTCCGGGGTTACCAGGCGCTGCTGGACCTCGACGAGGTCGAGGCCGTCTACATCCCGTTGCCCAACGCCCTGCACGCCCCCTGGATCGAGAACGCCCTGCACGCCGGCAGACACGTGCTCGCCGAGAAGCCGATGACCACGACCGCGGCCCGGACGGGTGAACTGCTGGCCACCGCGCGCTCCCGCGGCCTGGTGCTGGTGGAGAACATGATGTTCCTCCACCACAGCCAGCACGCGGCGGTCCGACGTCAGGTCGCCGACGGTGCGATCGGCTCGCTGCGTTCCTTCCACGCCTCCTTCGGGGTACCGAGGCGTCCGGCTGACGACGTGCGTCACCGCGTCGAGCTCGGTGGTGGCGCACTGCTGGACACCGCGGTCTATCCGGTGCGCGCGGCGATGTCCTTCCTGGGCGGTGACAAACTCGACGTGCTCTCGGCGGTACTGACCTCCCGGCACGGCGCCCACGTCGACTCCTGCGGACAGGCCCTGCTGTGTACCGACGACGGGGTGGGAGCGCAGTTGACCTTCGGTCTCGACCACTCCTACCGGTCCGAGTACCAGCTCTGGGGCAGCGAGGGCCGGATCGTCGTCGAGCATGCCTACAGCCCACCCGCGGACCACGTCCCGGTGGTGCGCCTGGAGCGGCACGCGGGCGTGCAGGAGCTCCGGCTGACGCCCGACGACCAGGTGGCGAACGCGGTGAACGCGTTCGCCACCGCGGTCCGGTCCGGGCACCTCCGCGACGACGACAACGCGCTACGGCAGGCGGTCCTCGTCGACGACATCCGCATCAGGGCGAGGGACTGTGTCGACCGCACCGCCGCCCGGGTCGCCACCGGTCGGCGGGAGGGGTCGTCGTGA
- a CDS encoding NDP-hexose 2,3-dehydratase family protein, translating to MIDSSGARHAVLEAERVGRVTAPADDAVMSMADFHSWFSARTRANSFRVDRIPFADLSGWDFDPDTGNLVHASGRFFSIEGLRVRTDRPWAGEWAQPIIVQPEIGVLGILVKRIDGVLHCLMQAKMEPGNINGLQLSPTVQATRSNYMRVHGGADTKYLEYFRPGSRGRVLFDGLQSEQGSWFLHKRNRNIVVETEEEVPLDEDFCWLTLGQIRRLLLLDHMVNMDSRTVLACIPPALTGPDVQDAGDDPFTRAVLRSLAGHGSAAHDTGTILSWLTEMRSRQEMVQRRVPLRQVTEDGWRLGTDVIDHRDGKYFDVIAVAVQASSREVAAWTQPLVAPRQAGLLALLVKRIGGTLHALVQARSDAGMLNVAELTATVHCQPGNYVDVPAEHRPRYLDYALTATASRVRLDVLHSEEGGRFHHAQNRYLVIEVEPDFPEPDDRYLWVTLYQLTSLLPHSNYLTVELRSLMASMRCLAQRL from the coding sequence GTGATTGACAGCTCTGGCGCGAGGCACGCCGTCCTGGAAGCGGAACGGGTCGGTCGGGTCACGGCCCCGGCCGACGACGCGGTGATGTCCATGGCGGACTTCCATTCGTGGTTCAGCGCACGCACCAGGGCGAACAGCTTCCGGGTGGACCGGATTCCGTTCGCGGACCTGTCCGGGTGGGACTTCGACCCGGACACCGGCAACCTCGTGCACGCCAGCGGACGGTTCTTCTCCATCGAGGGCCTGCGGGTCCGGACCGACCGGCCGTGGGCGGGCGAGTGGGCCCAGCCGATCATCGTGCAGCCGGAGATCGGGGTGCTCGGCATCCTGGTGAAACGGATCGACGGTGTCCTGCACTGCCTCATGCAGGCCAAGATGGAGCCGGGCAACATCAACGGCCTCCAGCTCTCGCCGACCGTGCAGGCCACCCGCAGCAACTACATGAGGGTCCACGGCGGCGCCGACACGAAGTACCTGGAGTACTTCCGACCCGGCTCCCGCGGCAGGGTGCTGTTCGACGGTTTGCAGTCCGAGCAGGGGTCCTGGTTCCTGCACAAGCGCAACCGCAACATCGTCGTCGAGACCGAGGAGGAGGTGCCACTCGACGAGGACTTCTGTTGGCTCACGCTCGGTCAGATCCGTCGCCTGCTGCTCCTGGACCACATGGTGAACATGGACTCCAGGACCGTCCTGGCGTGCATCCCGCCGGCGCTGACCGGACCGGACGTCCAGGACGCCGGCGACGACCCGTTCACCCGCGCGGTCCTGCGGTCGCTGGCCGGTCACGGTAGCGCCGCGCACGACACCGGGACGATACTCAGCTGGCTGACCGAGATGCGGTCCCGGCAGGAGATGGTGCAGCGTCGGGTGCCACTTCGGCAGGTCACCGAGGACGGCTGGCGGCTCGGCACCGACGTCATCGACCACCGCGACGGCAAGTACTTCGACGTGATCGCGGTGGCCGTGCAGGCGAGCAGTCGCGAGGTCGCCGCGTGGACCCAGCCACTTGTGGCACCCAGACAGGCCGGTCTGCTCGCGCTGCTGGTCAAGCGGATCGGCGGGACGCTGCACGCGCTGGTACAGGCGCGTAGTGACGCGGGCATGCTCAACGTCGCCGAGCTGACCGCCACCGTGCACTGCCAACCGGGCAACTACGTGGACGTGCCGGCGGAACACCGTCCCCGCTACCTCGACTACGCGCTCACGGCCACCGCCTCCCGCGTCCGGCTGGACGTCCTGCACTCCGAGGAGGGCGGCCGCTTCCACCACGCGCAGAACCGTTACCTGGTGATCGAGGTCGAGCCCGACTTCCCCGAGCCCGACGACCGGTACCTGTGGGTCACGCTGTACCAGCTCACGTCGCTGCTGCCGCACAGCAACTACCTGACGGTGGAGCTCCGCAGCCTGATGGCGAGCATGCGGTGTCTGGCGCAACGGCTCTGA